TCGCCTTGATTactaattctttctaataggacaactggttttaaaattgtcagTTTTAAATCACTTGTAGTGTCATATACATCTACCGGATTTGAATCAACTTCCAATTtactaatatcaaaattttgcacagaggttttacACGGGGCCAGGGTTGACTGATAGTTCATCAAAAtcgaatctaaagtttgattctcattcagtaatggtgatgatatcaaatctactaaaatggactgtgacgtttcggaactaacctgcgtttcgttttgccatataaggtcgtcatttaatactcttaatcgggttaatgagtattcggatccgtcgtaaacttcattcgcgagcaaaagtttggctagcgcttcggttgaattacatttaaataaacgtgctacgtaaggaccatCCTCTGGCTTACCCGTtcctatattaatgtttttgctgttaactgcatggctgttaaagaaataatattcaccattaaaccgccaaaaactaaaagtataaccctgacccgtaaacaatatgctatcggtactgtcgttgtgatttgaattgttcacattataagcgaattgcgaatcgacagtatagtcattagtgttaaaaaacactctgttgtccagtatattctttaacgttaataaacctatgtctttattcgcgggagttgtaggatacgtattagaaatgatccagttgtcctccataCTAACTATATGTGCGACGTTATccccgacgcgaagctcattgggtaattcatctggcataaaataactgacacccctctgaagtagatattttaactgcatgtaaagtgtatcccccatttttaaaattttatcaatttcggcagtagtgaaagatgcgcgattatggaacacagaataaattgaagcgcatgctgagataaccgtacattgcgaattattaccttcatacatatcggagccttggtgtgttagacctaaggattcagtaaattttagatattaatttttatattatagataagGTAATAGACCCTATTATTGACACCCCTACTGactttattaagaaaaaaaataagaacattttgatatattcgGTGCCGAAAAATGATTACACCGTACCAATCATTTAAGGTgctaataattaggcagtttaccctacataagtacttaaattaaaatatcaattatcaatattatcattctccaacaatctattttttaataaaacaattattcaccGACATTATTATagggaatgcaataattattatatgagaattaagttacctacctaatataaaaaaatctacatattataaaatttcagtcggatcaataaacctaggtaatttgtaattgttgtcttgattttttaataagtagttaaaatggCATTCGTTTAAGCACTTTCACACAGTGCCGCCAGCTCGTGCCGCACAAAGCCGCCGCCGATCATCATTTCAGTCGTGACGGTCATGTAGAGCACACTTTGTGGTTGAACATCAAAGGTCGATGAATTAAGTCGACAACATTGCCATCGTAGCTGTGACTGAAGTGAAAAAAATACGAGGCGCCGActttacaatataaaaaatggCTATGCAACTTTTTcgaaaaaacacatacttaagattacgcctattttccgttgggatcggccacgcaattccacttactacgatcctgacacatcactttcgcttctaccactcttatcaaagtacactcatttatgcatgctcgccggttcccagtactcttgaccgtggcttttctttaaatatcCTGAAATTAATCGAGGTATGTACCACCTAGGCCATCCACTTCTGATTTTACCACTTACATCCGCATAATAAATCTTGGCCTTGTCCAACCTATGTAAGCGTCCTTTTGTCAATTCTCttcactacattttcttttacaacagtcccttatcacactattttatcattcaaagttatcccactcatactcctcaacgttctcattagtaaccttttgacagttttaataaaatattaagcaattaattaatagcaacaaatatttaattcaggtacctaataaaatgaCTTTAAGACCAATCTCATTCATATTCGGATGTACATCGAGAGGGTGCCGTACCggtatacaaacattcaactcaATTGATGTAACACAACGCAAACccttgttataaaatatttagaagacatgtcgatttattacactgcactttacttaaataaaggatTATAATATAgtctgttctctgcctaccccaatggaaaataggcgagatattatgtatgtacgcaatgcagcactctattgacggaatatttcgaagatttaatataaaataacaggaaaacgtaataccacagtttttgttcttctttttgatcttgttgcatcatagtgtgagattatttcagactaatacaggtgaagtaggtatgtatatttgtcaaaaattaaaaaaaaaaaaaacaagcaagtgcgatttggactcgcgcaccgaaggttccgtccacagaaaaggttagtaaaagaaaattctgatggCGAAATTCAAGTATCTAGATATAAGACGATCGAGTTGAACTTCACTTAAGCTATAggcatcaaataaagaataatactacgttagaatggtctgtctcgctcgtacttatGCGTTAAACGTGTATCTACGTATGATACGTAtactatacatacttacatacacagatttttcctttactaaccttttctgtggacggaaccttaggtacatatacacataaaatatagtataacatagtatatatacctacctatattatatttttactgtatcagggttgtggaggtatggtattttttagacactcattgtattcggcgttttccatatctttagatagctgtaaagtaataaacaaaataagttgatactttattttgcttattactttatagctgtcacaaaaagtaatttcaaaaataaaacggacttcaaaatctgtcaaataaaaagtaagaaataatatttagttgaatacattagactctaaattttgaaattactttttatttgtataaactcgAGTGtccttaataatattaatacgccaGTGACCATCGTTACCAAAcactgaaatattataaaatgttttataatttgtttaatgtatgtagtgtccgacacacccttgaccgttttccaattttctttaatttactctCAAACCATTAGTAGGTATCCATACTTAGTACTTATGCTCTAAGCCTCTATTAGTATAGTCGAAACACAAGGTTcctaatttttaactgtttttcaaccataagttggaaatttctaagccaattttgatgaaacttgcattctttcctatgttggacgatacttaataaacaagcattgcaatttgatatgtAGTTTCTACGAAATGCATGGACATACATACAGGCATGTATATGGAAAATTTAACACACATTACGATATACGtatgggtcaaattgataatctttttttgaagtcgattGACTTAGATTAGTTTCCTTCAGTCCCcaccacatggtcatcaagatatataaccatattcctaaccatattcaaaatatagacaaacctacatacaCCCTCTGACAGtaatttaatagtattttatgcaacagttgtataagaagggtcaaaaaatgcgagtggcgtgagttgcgatgtgagccttggcgaacatcgcaataagagacgccacgagcattttttgacctagttatacaacgttgcatacaatactttttctacgacgacgtaattttaaatgaaacaaaaattttccaatttattttccaacgcgcgggaaaatggcggcaaatgtatactttttttttatagtatatctatggcaccaaacaaagtaaaggtgccagtttccaggtcaaaaaaaaaaaaaaaacaacaacaatgcttttttggcgacattatagtacagttacactttgtaaacaatgcttttataggccatagagcatacactttttcaaagagtttaattatgtatgtacttatattagactttttggttatttaaatgccagattaaagtagaggagtagaaaaataaatttattgtagacaaatattatagcattcaaacttttttttttcagataaactaaatacttcaaagcttcgatatctctatatctatatacttacttaataacttgtttgatataattttgttattataaatagctgtattagtatataattaagtaggtaactttataataattttgttacctagttacttatttctataattcttagttagatagttaatatcttataatattattataagattggtCATAGTTGTATTTAACTATCTGTAGTAACTTgtcatttttgataaaatatgctACTTCTTCTACACATAAAacagacatacctacttatttagttggctttttcacgattttagagaaaggtttaacttttcacacagaatattAAGAGAGTGACTGGTATtagtatagcatagaataagtaataatactatggTCATAGGTTAACATTTGTGTGTATTATAGGTAATTTGTTACAGACCTACTTATTACGGGTCATTTAATGAGTGATGTTACTGTTATGTTACAACATGGGTTGCTGTCAAACCAGAATCACACTCGgattgttataattcaaaaaggattcaatcgtattattattatctatagtgttatgatctcatctaaatttatcataggttaactaacttatttcatatacctaccaacatacttatataatctaaaaaaacattaataataattaattatcgcctattctagtcacacagcataagtaggggcaatgcaattgatttaagtaggtaggtacctaatgacTGTTATTAAGTAGTTTTTTCCATGACTGATGTCAAGCGGctattttatcatcataaaatcaatcgatcgtttggtaaactggaattaagctcgttaaaatctaaatacttaccggcaccgatgcaggttgcagcaggctcgtcgtcgacgcgacggcgacgcattgtagagcacgatggaatttcgacgcttgaacgcttcatctgtaaacaaaccacttctgtactatttgtgtttatctaatagataataaaataagaattatagcttttaagtaggtaggttggttacttacctttaaattttttcactttcattatgtgaaaaagagaaaatcggtacagaaagttaaagatattacaattgtaataattatgtttaaatggctaacttttttacGATAAGGTACTAACCTTAtcatatacctaaatatttataaataattgttaaattattaataacaaaatcgacttacctttggaaatcttgaaatacaagtgaaaaaacgcttgtcactttttcgcgccaacggtttgggtacgaatttacttttttttttttcatgagaCTAACACACAGTGTTGCCAGGTCCAGGCCCTTCCAAATCGCCGAAAATTTGTCGTAAAGTAGCCTAAATTcgcctaagtttttttttgtgatgtagCCCAAAATCGcctaaagaaaataaaggtGGCCTAAAACtgtgattattttcaatttatttttcaatgaagGACCTTTCAGgtcacgttccccaaaaaaatatagatggcgttgtcaaaCTCCAACGTAattatgagggactttccacgcaACCCCCTTCCCCAATAtgaatacagatggcgctgtacagatttcccttcggttaccttctaatttcatgaataacagacataacgtttcttttatctttgtttttgggtataaataatgaccgttgttgttattattacacccaggcacatcaCATCTTCtgtccattattattctgatcaaaataaagagaagcaatatcatTTTTACACGTATCTGATTCAGATATCAAATATAGCctgatgtttcttttttttaatagaaattgGGTACTTTACttggttaaagataaattgtaaatgctaatctacaaataaacgccagtctaagacgatcaaaaataaatctcattttatttttcgacttattatcgatttttattcatgaattaaataacaatgaatACCTACtaagtttgaccgcttttattaatgacgttaCAGTTTGTATTTCCATTTCCAtagaaactccaaagaaaacgttCGGTTTGAAAGTTCGGAAAAGGTatctcatttaactacttagttgtcaagtagtcaatccTGCAAGGCTAAAGACTAAGCCTTAGAGCATAATAAACAGGAATAGCAGAGAGAGAAGAATTAATACCCGATACGGTATCCAttgacaatatatttatgaatcagagttacagaaaataataattgcaaAAGCCTTTCTctaatcatacaatacattgaCGTAAGGTAAATTTCCCGCTAAAacattttgtcataatttaaggctttaatggtacgaaataaagatattattattatattattattattattatatgtcaaATGTCTTCGTGTGCGATGCGATTATTTCAGCGTAGGTGAAAATAGCCTAACATAGCCATTTTTTTTCCAAAGTAGCCTAATTGTCGCCATTTACAATTTTTAGTCCCCCGACACCCTTCGAAGTAGCATAAATGGCGAAAAATCGACTAATCTGGCAGCACTGCTAACAAAGAAATTTTGGCAAAgcagattcaaacagccaatatcgaaaaatattgaggtacttaTTTACTTCACTTGGTCGCATACGTGTCaatagaattaataaataagcaatataaaatctaattgctTTTTGTCACTTCAGtaccatttaacttttttaaataagcaacaaagattgagtattttcattcatttttccgtgggtttttggcgggaaagttgcttaatacattttttctactcctctactttaatctggcatttaaataaccaaaaagtctaatataagtacatacataattaaactctttgaaaaagtctacgctctatggcctataaaagcattgtttacaaagtgtaactgtactataatgtcgccaaaaaagcattgttgttgtttttttttttttttttgacctggaaactggcacctttactttgtttggtgccatagatatactataaaaaaaaagtatacatttgccgccattttcccgcgcgttggaaaataaattggaaaattgttgtgtttcgtttcaaaacactaaaaagtataaaataaaaaggaaaaatggatgaagaactattgaattcTACACCAGAAGAAATTTCAACGTTAGCTCAAGAAATTACAGAAAATTTGCTACCAACAAAATCTAGCAGCCTGTACAATAAGGCCTATAATAATTTCATGGCATGGAAACTGGATCACAAAGCTTCTTCATTTTCGGAGAATGTTTTACTGGCGTATTTTCAGAGCCTCCATAATAAATTCAAGCCGTCTTCGTTATGGGTCGAATATTCGAAGTTGAAATCGACGATTAATTTGTATCACCAAACCGATATATCTAAATATGCGAAATTATTAGCATTCTTAAAGCGAAAATCTGAAGGTTTTAAAGCCAAAAAAGCGCAAACTTTTTCACCGAACCACTTAAAAACGTTCATTGATGAGGCACCTGATAATATCTACCTTTTAACTAAGgtaaattactttatttttattaatttttatagaAAGTTTtttctgtttatgtttttacagtagttataatacaaaatccttatttttttgttacaggtTGCAGTAATATTTGGCATCATGGGTGCATGTCGCAGACAAGAGCTacataatctaaaaataaatgatgTAATTGACGCGCACAATACACTTATAGTTCATATCATGAACACAAAAAACAGAATTGATCGCACATTTACTGTTACtggaaaatattatgaaatatgcAAGAAATATTTAAACCTACGCCCAAATCCATGTAATAATCAAAATTTCTTCTTGAGATATTTCAAAGGTAAATGTACAATACAAAATGTTGGTATCAATACTTTTGGACAGATGGGTAAAAATGTTGCGGCTCATCTGAAACTTCCAAACCCAGAGTTATATACTGGCCACGCATTTAGAAGAACTTCAGCTACATTGTTAGTAGATGCTGGCGGAGATGTTACTGCCTTGAAAAGACACGGAGGCTGGAAATCAACGACAGTGGCAGAAGGTTATATTGACAACTCCATAAACAGTAGAAAGAAGGTATCTAATCTACTCATGACGTCCATAGAGAAGACTCAGGATAATACTCCATTTATTTCTGTACAAAAAACTGAGCCTCAACATATGAATCCACCAGAGTCGGAACCACTGTCGACTTCTCCTAATACAGCTCCAACATTGTCACAAATAATTCATCAAAATACCGATCTACATATCAACACTGCAGTAAAACCTACCAATGTACCcaatattaccatatcacacaataccattcaaaatttacatcttcattttcataaataaaatttttctttgtataatttttgtttcatttaaaattacgtcgtcgtagaaaaagtattgtatgcaacgttgtataactaggtcaaaaaatgctcgtggcgtctcttattgcgatgttcgccaaggctcacatcgcaactcacgccactcgcattttttgacccttcttatacaactgttgcataaaatactataatacgAAATGAAGAAGTAATCGAAAAACATTCACTTAAGTGTTATCATATCGGAATTGtatcggaaaaatatataaatataaaaaaaatataaataaacattcaataaacaaagcatAGACATAGAATTTCCTATCTCTATGAAACAAAGTGGTACTATCTATTTTCACTTCGtctcaagaagccgcttcataactcgaaaatttATACGGActtttttgagttaattcgtatcttttttttgacgtgacttattgtagatttgccgcagatggcattaactacttggccggacaaatagggagcgctgaaggctctcacccgatacaacgtttaagacaacaggcctgagggtgcacagttgggcgcgaacctcggctcagggcgtcgtctgagaggaaaaatatttgaaagaattaatcgaccctagtgggtcgatagcgataagcgctgaatgagggaaatcgtcgaccacgcaggcggggtcggtatcggggtcctgaagtgtttggtgtcgcgagctgattggctgcctataGAGGCATAGGGCTAGAGTAAAGAGTTAATTCGTATCACAAacctaaaggtctatgtaaccaggccaaaaatttccaaaaagaaaaaaaggtgAGGCTATAATTTATGACATAATACATTTGTGTGTAACCTGTGGATTCCATTGCCTACcgatttgaaaatatgaaaatacgtttattgtttttaacgaatttaacgtACCTAATATAGTatttggctgtatgggttatgtttcctttgcctgtcctatggacaaaataacaaaaaaaaactaaacatggTCTTATGGTCTCGTTGCCGAGAAGTTCTCTTGATAATTTCTTCTACCTACTTTGTTAGAATTTGTAGCTAACAAGTTCATCGAGTAGTGCGAGAGCGTCGACATTCTACTGTAAAAACTTCCAGAGCCATTGTGTGTTTTGGATAGAGCCGatatgataaaaagtttgtggataatgttcgttgataaattgcaatgtaagtaacatacaatcaaatgacactgttattatatatgactgttattatatacttatttatttataggtgttaatgctgatcgactttgtcatactaactcataatcatactaagagatgcaagcaacaataacaagtttcctgaagaatgttccagtcggacagttggaaacaattatgtctgtataagttgtggaatatctttggAAAGGCACTCACGAAGATAAAATCACAGGCCATGGGCTTATGGAAAGAAGTGAAGAGtggtattatatagaaaaacaatctccgagataggtattaaagtattaagtattttaatttatgttgtacttaaaaaaattatgtgtttcaatcataattgttataaggcaatccttaataatgattaaaacattcttctaattttaatttattgttgccAATGTTTCAATTCCATTCctacacattaaataatattgatacaatcgggcatattgtgcaatatactattaaaaacattcatgtttgctttcagatgcctgatggatgcccatgtatgtgttgtttgcaggatgagctcacctcaaaagcattaatatctagtgaacaTAAAAGCTGTGTTAGGAGTGTTGTTGCAATGTATATAGTTCTATttattaacccccgacgcagAAACAACGGGGTGTTATACATTTGACGTGTCtgtatgtgtgtaaatgtgtatgtgtctgtctgtggcatcgtagctcccaaacagATGATGCAATTT
This genomic interval from Pectinophora gossypiella chromosome Z, ilPecGoss1.1, whole genome shotgun sequence contains the following:
- the LOC126380733 gene encoding uncharacterized protein LOC126380733; protein product: MDEELLNSTPEEISTLAQEITENLLPTKSSSLYNKAYNNFMAWKLDHKASSFSENVLLAYFQSLHNKFKPSSLWVEYSKLKSTINLYHQTDISKYAKLLAFLKRKSEGFKAKKAQTFSPNHLKTFIDEAPDNIYLLTKVAVIFGIMGACRRQELHNLKINDVIDAHNTLIVHIMNTKNRIDRTFTVTGKYYEICKKYLNLRPNPCNNQNFFLRYFKGKCTIQNVGINTFGQMGKNVAAHLKLPNPELYTGHAFRRTSATLLVDAGGDVTALKRHGGWKSTTVAEGYIDNSINSRKKVSNLLMTSIEKTQDNTPFISVQKTEPQHMNPPESEPLSTSPNTAPTLSQIIHQNTDLHINTAVKPTNVPNITISHNTIQNLHLHFHK